Proteins from a genomic interval of Pseudoalteromonas rubra:
- the gcvT gene encoding glycine cleavage system aminomethyltransferase GcvT: MTSKTVLHAKHLEAGAKMVDFHGWEMPINYGSQIEEHNAVREDAGMFDVSHMTIVDVKGADAQAFLRKLVANDVAKLKVAGKALYTGMLNEQGGVIDDLIIYFFTETEYRLVVNSATREKDLAHMNGVAADFDVAITERPEYAMIAVQGPNAKAKTATILNDAQNAAVEGMKPFFGVQAEELFIATTGYTGEDGYEIVVHNDDAAQLWQKLLDAGVRPAGLGARDTLRLEAGMNLYGSDMDESVSPLAANMAWTIAWEPAERDFIGRKVIEQQRADKSTDKLVGLVLESKGVLRGGSKVIVEGGEGVITSGTFSPTLGFSVALARVPRSTGDTAQVEMRKKLVDVKVVKPCFVRNGKSVL, translated from the coding sequence ATGACTTCTAAAACAGTACTGCATGCCAAGCACCTAGAAGCTGGCGCGAAAATGGTCGATTTCCACGGCTGGGAAATGCCAATCAACTATGGCTCGCAAATCGAAGAGCATAACGCTGTGCGTGAAGACGCAGGCATGTTTGACGTATCTCACATGACTATCGTTGATGTGAAAGGCGCGGATGCACAGGCGTTCCTGCGTAAGCTGGTTGCTAACGATGTGGCAAAGCTCAAAGTAGCGGGTAAAGCACTTTACACTGGCATGCTGAATGAGCAAGGCGGCGTGATCGATGACTTGATCATCTACTTCTTCACTGAAACTGAATACCGCCTGGTTGTAAACTCTGCAACACGCGAAAAAGACTTAGCGCACATGAACGGCGTTGCAGCTGACTTTGATGTGGCGATCACTGAGCGTCCAGAGTACGCGATGATTGCGGTACAGGGTCCAAATGCCAAAGCAAAAACAGCGACCATTCTGAACGATGCGCAAAATGCAGCAGTAGAAGGCATGAAGCCTTTCTTTGGCGTGCAAGCCGAAGAGCTGTTCATTGCCACCACAGGCTACACAGGTGAAGACGGCTACGAAATCGTTGTACACAACGATGATGCAGCGCAACTGTGGCAAAAATTATTAGACGCGGGCGTCCGTCCGGCTGGCCTAGGTGCACGTGATACGCTACGTTTAGAAGCAGGCATGAACCTTTACGGCTCAGATATGGATGAAAGCGTTTCTCCACTGGCTGCTAACATGGCATGGACCATTGCCTGGGAGCCGGCAGAGCGTGACTTTATCGGTCGTAAAGTGATCGAGCAGCAACGTGCAGACAAGAGCACAGATAAGCTGGTTGGCCTGGTACTTGAGAGCAAAGGCGTTCTGCGCGGCGGCTCTAAAGTTATCGTAGAAGGTGGCGAAGGTGTTATCACTTCTGGTACATTCTCGCCGACGTTAGGCTTTAGCGTAGCTTTGGCCCGTGTACCTCGCTCTACGGGTGACACAGCTCAGGTTGAAATGCGCAAAAAGCTGGTAGACGTTAAAGTGGTTAAACCTTGCTTTGTACGCAATGGTAAGTCGGTTCTGTAA
- the gcvH gene encoding glycine cleavage system protein GcvH, whose product MSNIPSELKYATSHEWVRAEGDGTYTVGITEHAQELLGDMVFVDLPDVGDEVDAGEDCAVAESVKAASDIYAPIGGEIVAVNEELEDSPESVNNDPYGDGWLFRVKASDESELENLLDAEGYEANIDED is encoded by the coding sequence ATGAGCAACATTCCTAGCGAGTTAAAGTACGCAACGTCACACGAGTGGGTTCGCGCTGAAGGCGACGGCACTTACACAGTAGGTATCACTGAGCATGCACAGGAACTTCTGGGTGACATGGTATTCGTAGACCTGCCTGACGTAGGTGACGAAGTTGACGCTGGTGAAGACTGCGCGGTTGCTGAGTCTGTAAAAGCAGCTTCTGACATCTACGCGCCAATCGGCGGTGAGATTGTTGCTGTTAACGAAGAGCTGGAAGACTCTCCTGAATCAGTAAACAACGACCCTTACGGTGACGGCTGGTTGTTCCGTGTTAAAGCCTCTGACGAAAGCGAGCTTGAAAACCTGCTTGACGCAGAAGGCTACGAAGCCAACATCGACGAAGACTAA
- the gcvP gene encoding aminomethyl-transferring glycine dehydrogenase codes for MSNAKSLEQLEQKQDFIRRHIGPSPAQVSDMLAALGVSSVEELIGQTVPSSILLEQGLQIGESRTEVETLSYLKSVASKNKVFKSYIGQGYHPTHVPNVILRNVLENPGWYTAYTPYQPEIAQGRLESLLNFQTMTMDITGLDLASASLLDESTAAAEAMALAKRVSKAKKANLFFIAEDVHTQTIDVVTTRAEQFGFEVIVGPASDAANHEIFGALFQYPTTSGEVVDITDIIAQVQSKKAIACVAADIMSLMLLKAPGKLGADVVLGSAQRFGVPMGYGGPHAAFFATRDAYKRSLPGRIIGVSKDRLGNDALRMAMQTREQHIRREKANSNICTAQVLLANMAAFYAVYHGPQGLKTIAERINRFASILATGLKAKGVALKHDTWFDTITVVANDADKDAVVARAVANEVNFAINHAGEYSIALNETTTRGDIAELFDIILGEGHGLDVAALDSEVAANGITGIPANLVRDDEVLTHDNFNSYHSETEMLRYIKRLENKDLALNHSMISLGSCTMKLNATAEMIPVTWPEFAELHPFCPLEQAQGYQVMMTELHDWLVNITGYDAVSLQPNSGAQGEYAGLIAIRKYHESRGEGHRNVCLIPSSAHGTNPASAQMASMKVVVVGCDSDGNIDLDDLRAKAQDVSENLSCIMVTYPSTHGVYEEAIREVCEIVHQHGGQVYMDGANMNAQVGVTSPGSIGSDVSHLNLHKTFCIPHGGGGPGVGPIGVKSHLAPFMPNHSVIKVAGTNEGNGAVSAAPYGSAAILPISWAYIAMMGSEGLKQATEMAIVNANYLTEKLSKHYPILYRGRNDRVAHECIVDLRPLKEATGITEMDVAKRLQDYGFHSPTMSFPVAGTLMVEPTESESKVEIDRFIEAMVSIKGEIDKIASGEWSIEDNPLVFAPHTQADVLSNEWDRAYDRFYAAFPVASVAKDKFWPTVTRIDDVYGDRNLICSCPAVETYAE; via the coding sequence ATGTCAAACGCCAAATCTCTTGAACAACTAGAGCAAAAGCAAGACTTTATTCGTCGCCACATTGGCCCGAGCCCGGCTCAGGTGAGTGACATGCTTGCTGCGCTTGGAGTATCGAGTGTTGAAGAGCTGATCGGTCAGACAGTACCTAGCTCAATTTTGTTAGAGCAAGGCCTGCAAATTGGTGAAAGCCGTACCGAAGTAGAAACGCTGAGCTACCTGAAATCTGTAGCAAGCAAAAACAAGGTCTTCAAATCTTACATCGGTCAGGGTTACCACCCGACACACGTGCCAAACGTTATTTTACGTAACGTACTGGAAAACCCAGGTTGGTATACCGCATATACGCCGTATCAGCCAGAGATTGCACAAGGCCGCCTTGAGTCTTTGCTTAACTTCCAGACTATGACCATGGACATCACCGGCCTTGATCTGGCCAGTGCGTCATTGCTTGACGAATCAACCGCAGCAGCCGAAGCCATGGCACTGGCTAAGCGTGTTTCTAAAGCGAAAAAAGCGAACCTGTTCTTCATTGCTGAAGACGTTCACACACAAACCATCGACGTAGTCACAACCCGTGCCGAGCAGTTTGGTTTTGAAGTGATCGTTGGCCCGGCAAGCGATGCGGCAAACCACGAGATCTTTGGTGCCCTGTTCCAGTATCCAACTACGTCAGGTGAAGTGGTTGACATCACGGACATCATCGCACAAGTACAAAGCAAAAAAGCGATTGCCTGTGTGGCAGCCGACATCATGAGCTTAATGCTACTGAAAGCACCAGGTAAACTGGGCGCAGACGTGGTACTGGGTTCTGCACAGCGCTTTGGTGTTCCTATGGGTTACGGTGGTCCACACGCTGCGTTCTTCGCAACACGCGATGCATACAAGCGTTCACTGCCGGGTCGTATCATTGGTGTATCAAAAGACCGTTTAGGCAACGACGCACTGCGTATGGCAATGCAAACGCGCGAGCAGCACATCCGTCGCGAAAAAGCCAACTCAAACATCTGTACAGCGCAGGTACTGCTGGCCAACATGGCTGCATTCTATGCGGTGTACCACGGTCCACAGGGCCTGAAAACCATTGCCGAGCGCATTAACCGCTTCGCCAGCATTCTGGCAACCGGCCTGAAAGCCAAAGGCGTAGCACTGAAGCACGACACCTGGTTTGACACCATCACAGTGGTTGCCAACGACGCGGACAAAGACGCAGTAGTTGCGCGCGCCGTTGCAAACGAAGTGAACTTTGCCATCAACCACGCTGGCGAGTACTCAATTGCACTGAACGAAACCACCACCCGCGGGGACATCGCAGAACTGTTCGACATCATCCTGGGCGAAGGCCATGGTTTAGATGTAGCAGCACTGGACAGCGAAGTTGCTGCAAATGGCATCACAGGTATTCCGGCGAACCTGGTACGTGATGACGAAGTACTGACGCACGACAACTTCAACAGCTACCACAGCGAAACTGAGATGCTGCGTTACATCAAGCGTCTTGAGAACAAAGATTTGGCACTGAACCACTCTATGATCTCTCTGGGTTCTTGTACCATGAAGCTGAACGCGACCGCTGAGATGATCCCGGTTACCTGGCCTGAGTTCGCTGAACTACACCCGTTCTGCCCGTTAGAGCAGGCACAGGGTTATCAGGTAATGATGACTGAGCTGCACGACTGGCTGGTTAACATCACAGGCTACGACGCAGTATCACTACAACCTAACTCAGGTGCTCAGGGTGAATACGCGGGTCTTATCGCGATTCGTAAATACCACGAGTCACGTGGCGAAGGTCACCGTAACGTGTGTCTGATCCCAAGCTCTGCGCACGGTACTAACCCGGCGTCGGCGCAAATGGCCAGCATGAAAGTGGTTGTGGTTGGTTGTGACAGCGACGGTAACATTGATCTGGACGACTTGCGTGCGAAAGCCCAAGACGTATCAGAGAACCTGTCTTGTATCATGGTTACTTACCCGTCTACCCACGGTGTATACGAAGAAGCTATCCGTGAAGTATGTGAGATCGTTCACCAGCACGGCGGTCAGGTTTATATGGACGGCGCGAACATGAACGCACAGGTTGGCGTAACCAGCCCGGGCTCAATCGGCTCTGACGTATCGCACCTGAACCTGCACAAAACATTCTGTATCCCGCACGGTGGTGGTGGTCCGGGTGTTGGTCCTATCGGTGTTAAATCGCACCTTGCACCATTCATGCCTAACCACAGCGTGATTAAAGTCGCTGGCACCAACGAAGGTAACGGTGCAGTATCTGCGGCACCTTATGGCTCAGCTGCTATCCTGCCAATTTCATGGGCGTACATTGCCATGATGGGTAGCGAAGGCCTGAAGCAGGCAACTGAAATGGCCATCGTAAACGCCAACTACCTGACAGAGAAGCTAAGCAAGCACTACCCAATTTTATACCGTGGCCGCAACGACCGTGTTGCTCACGAATGTATTGTTGACTTGCGTCCGCTGAAAGAAGCAACCGGTATCACTGAAATGGATGTGGCCAAGCGCCTGCAAGACTATGGCTTCCACTCACCAACTATGTCATTCCCGGTTGCCGGTACTCTGATGGTTGAGCCGACGGAATCTGAGTCTAAGGTAGAAATCGACCGCTTTATCGAAGCTATGGTGTCTATCAAAGGCGAGATCGACAAGATTGCATCGGGCGAGTGGTCAATTGAAGACAACCCATTAGTATTTGCACCGCATACTCAGGCCGATGTACTAAGCAACGAGTGGGATCGCGCCTACGACCGCTTCTACGCAGCATTCCCGGTTGCATCAGTAGCTAAAGACAAGTTCTGGCCAACGGTAACCCGTATCGACGACGTATACGGCGACCGTAACCTTATTTGTTCTTGCCCGGCTGTCGAGACTTATGCTGAGTAA
- a CDS encoding DUF6896 domain-containing protein — translation MDNEELINRLIPIWYAQRKWAEELLLRAFDLKNIEDLPRGRKPIPGTNWMYVTHGIGVDVYKTNEVGGIDFDFDKADPDPWRLRILFEKQYNDGNLSYSDYRHLFENEDLAEEVIKKVLGQ, via the coding sequence ATGGATAACGAAGAACTGATAAATCGACTTATTCCGATTTGGTATGCCCAACGAAAATGGGCAGAAGAATTGTTGCTTAGAGCTTTCGATCTAAAAAACATCGAAGACTTACCACGTGGGCGAAAACCAATTCCAGGCACAAACTGGATGTATGTAACTCACGGTATAGGCGTCGACGTCTACAAAACAAACGAGGTTGGCGGCATCGATTTCGACTTCGATAAAGCTGATCCAGACCCATGGAGGCTCAGAATCCTTTTTGAAAAACAGTACAACGATGGCAATCTAAGCTATTCTGATTACCGTCACTTGTTCGAGAATGAAGACCTAGCAGAAGAAGTTATCAAGAAGGTTCTGGGGCAGTGA